CTTCGGGGTCTTGAACCGGGCGAGCTTGTCGGCGCAGAAGGCGAGCAGCTCGGCCGCCAGCTCCGGGCCGGGCGTGGCGCCCGCCGCCGGCTCGACGACCGCCTTCACCTCCTCGCCCCACTCCTCGTGCGGAACCCCGAAGACCGCGACGTCGCCCACCTTCGGGTGCGCCAGGAAGACCGACTCGATCTCGGCGGGATAGATGTTGGCGCCGCCCGAGATGATCATGTCGGCCTTGCGGTCGCGCAGGAACAGGTAGCCATCCTCGTCGAGGAGGCCCACGTCGCCCACCGTGAAGTAGGGCCCGATCCGGTTCTTGCGCGTCTTGTCCCGGTCCTTGTAGTACTCGAAGTCGGCGGCGCCGAGCTTCATGTAGACGGTGCCGACCGCGCCGGCCGGGAGCTCGTGGCCGGCGTCGTCGAAGATCTTGATCTCGGCGCCGGCCCAGGGGCGGCCCACCGTGCCGGGCTTCTTCAGCCACTCCTCGGCGCCGACCAGCGTCCCGCCGCCCTCGGTGGCCGCGTAGTACTCGCTGATCGCCGGGCCCCACCACTCGATCATGCGGCGCTTCACGTCGGGCGGGCAGGGCGCGGCCGCGTGCACCATGCAGCGTACCGACGAGACGTCGTAGCAGCGGCGCGTCTCCTCGGGAAGCGCGAGCAGGCGGTGGAACTGCGTCGGCACCATGTGGCTCGTGGTGACGCGCCAGCGCTCGATCGCCGCGAGGCAGAGCTCGGGCGTCCACTTCTCCAGCAGCACGACGGCGTGGCCGTAGTGGAGCGAGGTCGAGGCGAAGACCAGTACGGCGGTGTGGTAGAGCGGCGAGCCGCACAGGTGGACGTTGCCGCCCTCGGGCGCGATCCCGAACATCGCGAAGAAACCCGTCAGGAGGGTGGCGGCGGTGTCGGGGTCGAGCGGGGGCAGCGCGCGGCGCACGCCCTTCGGGCGCCCCGTCGTGCCCGAGGTGTAGTTCATGACGGCGCCGGCCGCGCGCTCGGCGGGAGGTGCGTCGGACTGCCCGGCGGTCAGCTCCGCGAAGGGCCGGAAGTCCGGGATCGCCCCGATCGCGAAGCGCCGGTCGGCCGGGAAGCCGGCTTCGTCGGCGGCCTTGCGGACCGTGTCGGCGAAGCGCTCGTGCGCGACCAGCACCTTCGCCTCGCTGTCGGCGACGATGTAGGCGATCTCGGGCGCCGCCAGGTGCCAGTTGATCGGCACCAGGTACATGCCGGCCTGGCAGACGGCGAGGTAGAGCTCGAGCAGCGCGGGGTCGTTCGGCAGCACGGCGGCCACGCAGTCGCCCTTGCCGAGCCCGAGCGCGCGCAACCCGTGGACGATCCGGTTGGCCGCCGCGTGCAGCTCGCCGCGCGTGCGCGTGCCGCCCTCGGCGTCGACCAGGGCGAGGGCAGCCGGGTTGCGCTGCGCGTGGTTCCAGAAGCCGTGGTCCGCCATCAGCTCGCGTCCTCGGCTTGCAGGGCCGCCGCGGTGCGCTTGGCCCAGGGGTAGTCGGCCTTGCCGCTCGGGGAGCGCTGGATCTCGGGCACCACGTGGAGCGCGCGCGGCACCTTGTAGCCGGCGAGCTGCTTGCGGCAGTGCGCGATCACCTCCTCCGCGGCCGGCGCACGGTCCGGCCGGAGCTGCACGACGGCGGCCACCTGCTCGCCCCAGCGGGCGTCGGGGAGCCCCACGACCAGCGCGTCGAAGACGTCGGGGTGCGACTTCAGGGCGCCCTCGACCTCCTCGGGGAAGATCTTCTCGCCGCCCGAGTTGATGCACTGCGAGCCGCGGCCGAAGACCGTGATCGTGCCGTCGGCCTCCGGCCGCGCGAAGTCGCCGACCACGACGTGCCGCACCCCGCCGTACTCGAGGAAGGTGCGCGCGCTCTTCTCCGGGTCGTTCCAGTAGCCGACCGGCACGCGCCCGCGCAGCGCCACCCGCCCGGTCTGCCCGGAGCCCGGCGCGATCACGCGTCCCTCGTCGTCGAGCACGACCGTGTGCTCGTTCATCCGGAAGCGCATGCCGCCCTCGACGCGCCCCCCGCCCGCGTCCACGCCCTGCGAGCCGCTCTCCGAGGAGCCGAAGTTGTCCATGATCACGAGCTCGGGGAAGTGCGCCTGGAGCTGCGCCTTGACCGTCGCCGACAGGATCGCGCCCGCCGACGAGAGGATCCGCAGCGACGAGAGGTCATAGGAGACGCCGGGCTCGTCGAGGAGCTCCGCGAGGGGCCGCGCCATCGCGTCGCCCACGATCGAGAGCGAGAGCACGCGCTCGTCCTGCACCGTCTGCCAGACGAGCTTCGGGTCGAAGCGCGGCGCCAGGCAGGCGCGGTAGCCCTGCATCATCGCGATCCAGGAGGCGAGCTGGCCCGCACCGTGGATCAGCGGCGCCGCCGACATCAGCGCCTGCGGCGGCTTCTCCGCCGCGCGCGCCGCCACCTCCTCGGGCCGTGCGGGCTGGGGGCCCATCGGGTTCCCGCCCATCATCCCGGCGAAGAACCAGTCCTCGTGCTCCCACATCACGCCCTTCGGCATGCCCGTCGTGCCACCCGTGTAGACGATCCAGAGGTCCTTCGGCGAGCGCTCCGGGAAGTCGCGCGCGGGCGAGCCCTCGGCGAGCAGCGCCTCGTAGCGCTCGGCGCCGGCCAGGTCCGCGGCGCTCCCGTCCTCGACCGCGACCACCACGCGCAGCTTCGGGCAACGCGCGCGCACCGCGGCGACGCGCGGCGACAGCTCGCGGGTGTGGAAGACGGCCTTCGAGCCGGAGTCGTCGAGCAGGTAGCGGAGCTCGTCCTCGACGTAGCGGAAGTTCACGTTGATCGGGACGGCGCGGATCTTGAAGCAGGCGAGCATCGTCTCGACGTACTCGGCGCAGTTGGTCATGTAGAGCGAGACGTGATCGCCGGGCCCGAGGCCGCGCGCCGCGAGCGCGTGGGCGAGCCGGTTGCTGCGCTCCTCGAGCTCCGCGTAGGTGCGCCGCTGCGGGCCGCAGACCAGCGCCGTGCGCTCGCCCACGCGGTCTGCGATCGACTCGTAGAGGTCGGCGATGTTGAAGTGCATGGTTCGAGTGCGCCTTCCCGTTCAGGGCCGCTGCCCGCGGACGATCCACATCGCGAAGAACTGCGAGCCGCCGCCGTAGGCGTGGCCGAGGGCGGTCCGGGCCCCGTCCACCTGGTGCTCCCCGGCCTGCCCGCGCACCTGCAGCGCCGCCTCGGCGAAGCGCAGCATGCCCGAAGCCCCGATGGGGTTCGACGAGAGCACGCCGCCCGACATGTTGACGGGCAGGTCGCCGTCGAGCGCCGTCGCGCCCTCGTAGGTCATGCGCCAGCCCGAGCCCTCGGGTGCGAAGCCCAGGTTCTCCATCCACATCGGCTCGAACCACGAGAAGGGCACGTAGATCTCGGCGCAGTCGATCTCGCGCCGGGGATCGCGGATCCCCGCCTTGTCGTAGACGGCCTTCGCGCACGCGCGCCCGGCCAGCGGGTTCACCTTCTCCTGGCCGGCGAACTGGGTCGGCTCGCTGCGCATCGCGGTGGACCAGACCCAGGCCGGCGGGTGCGCGGTCTCCGGCAGCGCCGCATCGCTCGACAGCACCAGCGCGCAGGCGCCGTCCGAGGACGGACAGGTCTCGTGGAAGCGGATCGGGTCCCAGAGCATCGGCGAGGCGGCCACCGCGTCGAAGCTCAGGGTCGCGTCGCGCACGTGCGCGTAGGGGTTCTTGAGCGCGTTCGCGCGGTCCTTCACCGCGACGCGGATCCCGGTGTCGTCGGGCGCGCCGCTGCGCTGCATGTAGGCGCGGATCAGCGGCGCGAAGTAGCCGCCCGCGCCCGCCACCACCGCCGCCTGGAGCGGCGTCTTCACGGTGAGCGCCCACATCGCGTTGCTCTCGCTCTGCTTCTCGAAGGCGACGGTGAGCACGCGCCGGTGGATGCCGGCCTGCACCAGGCTCGCCGCGACGATCGCGGTCGAGCCGCCGACCGAGCCGGCCGTGTGTACGCGCAGGAGCGGCTTGCCCGCCGCGCCGAGCGCGTCGGCCAGGTACAGCTCGGGCATCATCACACCCTCGAACATGTCGGGCGCCTTGCCGACGACGACGGCCTCGATGTCGCCCCAGTCGAGCCTGGCATCGGCCAGCGCGCGCTCGGCGGCCTCGCGCACGAGGCCCGCGATCGACACGTCGTCGCGGCGCGCCGTGTGGTGCGTCTGCCCGATCCCGACCACGGCGCAGCGCTCGGCCATCACTCCCCCTCCAGCACGCAGACCAGGTTCTGCTGCAGGCACGGGCCCGAGGTGGCGTGGGCCACCGCGCGGCGCGCTCCTCCCTCGTGGATGCGCCGGGCCGCCTCGCCGATCCGGACCAGGCCCGCCGCCATCATGGGGTTCGCTGCGAGCGCCCCGCCCGAGGGGTTGATCACGACGTCCTCGCCGAGTCCCAGCGCCTCGCGCAGGATCCACTCCTGGTGCGTGAAGGGTGCGTGCAGCTCCGCCAGGTCCACCGGCGCGCGGCCCACACCGGCCTGCTCGCCGGCGAGCCGCGTGGAGGGCGAGCTCGTGAGGTCGCGCGCGCCGAGCGCGTGGGGCTCGATGCGGTGGTCGATCCCGCGGATCCAGGCCGGACGCCGGCAGACCTGGCGGGCGCGCTCGCCCGCCACCAGCACCAGCGCGGCGGCGCCGTCCGAGATCGGCGCGCAGTCGTGGCGGCGCAGCGGCGAGGCAACCGGCGGCTCGGCGAGCAGCTTGGCGACCTCGAAGTCGCCGGCCACGGTCGCGTAGGGGTTCGCCTTCGCGTCGCGGCGGCTGCGCGCCGCCACCGCGGCCAGGTCGCCCTCGCTGCGCCCCGTCTTCTCGAGCCAGGCGCGCGCCTGGAGCGCTGCCAGCGACACCGCGTCGGGCCAGAGCGGCGCCAGCACGTAGGGATCGAGCTGGCGCGAGAGCACCTCGGGCAGGTCGCCGGGCGACGACTTCCCGAAGCCGTAGACCAGCGCCGTCTCCGCCTCACCGGTCTGGATCTTCACCCACGCCTCGTAGAGCGCCCAGGCGGCGTCCATCTCGACGTGCGACTCGGGGATCGGCGGCCAGGCGCCCGCGGCGTCGAGCGCGAGCACGAAGGCGAAGGGCTGGCCCTGCAGGAAGTCGGTCGAGCCCGAGCAGGTGAAGTCGAAGGGACGCGCGATGCCCGAGCGCTCGACCGCCTCGTGCACCACCGGCATCAGGATCTCGACCTCGTTGCGCAGATCGCGCCGCGCGTGCTTCGACTGGGCGAAGGAGACGATCGCGACCTCGCGCATCACAGGTGCTCCTGGAGCTGGTCGAAGGGCACGTCCGGCTCGTCGATCGGCCGGAACCAGCGGATGCTCTGCAGGGTGGGCGCGAGCTCGGCCTCCGGCACCCAGGCCGCCTGCACGCGCATGCCGATCCGGACCTGCTCGAGCGGGCACTCCTGCACGACCGAGAAGAACGGCACGTCGGTGCCGTCGAGCAGGATGTGCACGCAGGCGAAGGGCAGCGGCACGTCCAGGTTCTCGCTCGGCACGCGCACGATCGCGAAGGTGGTGACGGTGCCCTTGTCGGAGCACTCCACCTCCTGCTCGGTGGCCACCGCGCAGCGCGGGCACGAGCCTCGCGGGGGCACGTACACCTTGGCGCAGCGCGGGCAGCGCTGGCCCAGGATCTTCCCCTGCGCGATGCCGTGCAGGAAGCGCGAGGTGGCCGTACCGGCCGTGTACTGGTACTGGAGCCGCATGGGGGTCTTGATCGTCTTGACGGGCTGGGGCGCGGCGGTGTCGCTCATGGTTCAGCCCTCCAGCTCGAAGCACTCGATGTCGCCGATGTCGCCGACGGTCTCGGTGCGCCAGCGCGGGCGCACGCGGGCGCCCGTGCGCAGCCGGGCCGGGTCGCCGGCGTCGACCGCGTGCAGGAGCGCGGTGTCGGCGCCGTCGAGCCGGATCAGCGCGTAGGCGAAGGGGTGCGCGAGCGGCTGCGTCTCCCGCGGCCGGGACACCCAGGTCCAGGTCGTGATCGTGCCGCCCGGGCCGACCTCGACGTAGTCGTCGGTCACGGCGGCGCCGGTGGCGGGATCCGCCTCGGCAGGCGGGCACAGCACGCGGCCGGCGCGCGTGCGCACCCCGACCAGCCGGCGCTCGCGCAGCGCGGTGAAGAAGCGCGACAGCACCGGCCCCACCGAGCGCCGGTACGGGTACTCGAGCACGTGCGGCGCCGAGAGCACGCCGTCGATCGTGGTCGCCTGGCCCATGCGTTCCTCCCCGGTGCCGCGACCGGCTCAGCGTCCCCCGGTCCCGAGCACCAGCTCCGCCGCCACCCGCACCTGCTCGACGACGCCGCGCTCGGTGTGCAGCCCGGCCGACCAGCCGACCAGCGCCGAGAACCAGACGTGCATGAGCGTCTGCGCGGCGGCGCGCTCGCGCGCGCTCCCGATCGAGGCGTCGAGCGGCGCGGCGAGATCGGCCGGCGCGCCGCGCAGCGCCGCCGCCACGAGCCGCGCGATGCGGAGCTGGAAGGCCGCGACCTTGAACGCCAGCTCCTCGGTGCCGGTGAGGGCACGGATCATGGCGCGGGTCAGGGCGGGGCGGCCGATCAGTGCCCGGCTCGTGCGGCCGAAGAAGTCCGCGGCGCGCTCGAAGGGGCTCGCGCCCGCGGGCGGGCGCGCGAGCAGGCCCTGCTCGAGCCGGCCCACCTCCTCGTCGAGCGCGAAGAGGAGGATGTCCTCCTTCGAGCGGAAGTACTTGTAGAGCGTCCCGAGCGCGACGTCGGAGCGCTCGGCCACGTCGCGCAGGCGCACCGCCTCGAAGCCACCCCCTTCGGCCAGCGCGACCGCGGCGTCCACGATCCGGCGCATGCGCTTGATCTGGTTGGCCGCGAGCCGGGCACCGGTCGGCACGGGCGTTCCAGGCAGCGGCGCGCGCGCGGCACGGGAGCCGGCACCAGCGGCGGGGTCGGCCTGGCGGGGGCGGGCCATGGCGCAGGATTAGAACACGTTTCATTCCTGGCGGCAAGCGCCGGGGACGCCGGCTCAGCGCCGCCCGCGCGCCGCCTTGGCCTTGCGGGGCCGCTTGGTCGGCCGGGCCTTCGCGGCGCTCCGGCGCTTCGCCGCGCGCGGCGCGCGCAGCCGCGCGGTCACGCGGATCTCGACCAGCGCCCCGGGCGCCGCCAGCTCGACGATGCCGATCGCGG
This DNA window, taken from Deltaproteobacteria bacterium, encodes the following:
- a CDS encoding thiolase domain-containing protein produces the protein MREVAIVSFAQSKHARRDLRNEVEILMPVVHEAVERSGIARPFDFTCSGSTDFLQGQPFAFVLALDAAGAWPPIPESHVEMDAAWALYEAWVKIQTGEAETALVYGFGKSSPGDLPEVLSRQLDPYVLAPLWPDAVSLAALQARAWLEKTGRSEGDLAAVAARSRRDAKANPYATVAGDFEVAKLLAEPPVASPLRRHDCAPISDGAAALVLVAGERARQVCRRPAWIRGIDHRIEPHALGARDLTSSPSTRLAGEQAGVGRAPVDLAELHAPFTHQEWILREALGLGEDVVINPSGGALAANPMMAAGLVRIGEAARRIHEGGARRAVAHATSGPCLQQNLVCVLEGE
- a CDS encoding acyl-CoA synthetase, with the protein product MADHGFWNHAQRNPAALALVDAEGGTRTRGELHAAANRIVHGLRALGLGKGDCVAAVLPNDPALLELYLAVCQAGMYLVPINWHLAAPEIAYIVADSEAKVLVAHERFADTVRKAADEAGFPADRRFAIGAIPDFRPFAELTAGQSDAPPAERAAGAVMNYTSGTTGRPKGVRRALPPLDPDTAATLLTGFFAMFGIAPEGGNVHLCGSPLYHTAVLVFASTSLHYGHAVVLLEKWTPELCLAAIERWRVTTSHMVPTQFHRLLALPEETRRCYDVSSVRCMVHAAAPCPPDVKRRMIEWWGPAISEYYAATEGGGTLVGAEEWLKKPGTVGRPWAGAEIKIFDDAGHELPAGAVGTVYMKLGAADFEYYKDRDKTRKNRIGPYFTVGDVGLLDEDGYLFLRDRKADMIISGGANIYPAEIESVFLAHPKVGDVAVFGVPHEEWGEEVKAVVEPAAGATPGPELAAELLAFCADKLARFKTPKSIDFIAEMPRDPNGKLYKRKLRDPHWAGRERSI
- a CDS encoding TetR/AcrR family transcriptional regulator, whose product is MARPRQADPAAGAGSRAARAPLPGTPVPTGARLAANQIKRMRRIVDAAVALAEGGGFEAVRLRDVAERSDVALGTLYKYFRSKEDILLFALDEEVGRLEQGLLARPPAGASPFERAADFFGRTSRALIGRPALTRAMIRALTGTEELAFKVAAFQLRIARLVAAALRGAPADLAAPLDASIGSARERAAAQTLMHVWFSALVGWSAGLHTERGVVEQVRVAAELVLGTGGR
- a CDS encoding acyl-CoA synthetase, whose product is MHFNIADLYESIADRVGERTALVCGPQRRTYAELEERSNRLAHALAARGLGPGDHVSLYMTNCAEYVETMLACFKIRAVPINVNFRYVEDELRYLLDDSGSKAVFHTRELSPRVAAVRARCPKLRVVVAVEDGSAADLAGAERYEALLAEGSPARDFPERSPKDLWIVYTGGTTGMPKGVMWEHEDWFFAGMMGGNPMGPQPARPEEVAARAAEKPPQALMSAAPLIHGAGQLASWIAMMQGYRACLAPRFDPKLVWQTVQDERVLSLSIVGDAMARPLAELLDEPGVSYDLSSLRILSSAGAILSATVKAQLQAHFPELVIMDNFGSSESGSQGVDAGGGRVEGGMRFRMNEHTVVLDDEGRVIAPGSGQTGRVALRGRVPVGYWNDPEKSARTFLEYGGVRHVVVGDFARPEADGTITVFGRGSQCINSGGEKIFPEEVEGALKSHPDVFDALVVGLPDARWGEQVAAVVQLRPDRAPAAEEVIAHCRKQLAGYKVPRALHVVPEIQRSPSGKADYPWAKRTAAALQAEDAS
- a CDS encoding thiolase domain-containing protein; protein product: MAERCAVVGIGQTHHTARRDDVSIAGLVREAAERALADARLDWGDIEAVVVGKAPDMFEGVMMPELYLADALGAAGKPLLRVHTAGSVGGSTAIVAASLVQAGIHRRVLTVAFEKQSESNAMWALTVKTPLQAAVVAGAGGYFAPLIRAYMQRSGAPDDTGIRVAVKDRANALKNPYAHVRDATLSFDAVAASPMLWDPIRFHETCPSSDGACALVLSSDAALPETAHPPAWVWSTAMRSEPTQFAGQEKVNPLAGRACAKAVYDKAGIRDPRREIDCAEIYVPFSWFEPMWMENLGFAPEGSGWRMTYEGATALDGDLPVNMSGGVLSSNPIGASGMLRFAEAALQVRGQAGEHQVDGARTALGHAYGGGSQFFAMWIVRGQRP